A window of Psychromonas sp. CNPT3 contains these coding sequences:
- a CDS encoding leucyl aminopeptidase, translated as MKFNFSPTVSAKQDTLLVPIFSDNNSSLEKLACHQAIQALIDAQQISTAKGEVTAYFFEQQKVLLLGAGKKSELNENRLQSLIESAVKATKTQAQHVAIFVDALVPKSRDINWTLTQVSQYWVSNLYAYDTTKSKKESATKTTQITFISATENEKAVQLGYAIAQGMNITKELGNLPSNICTPTYLAEHALALSKNNSQFSCEVLGADEMYALGMHSFLSVSKGSDEPEKLIVLKYQGAQSNEAPHILVGKGITFDSGGISLKPGAGMEEMKYDMGGAASVLGTMNTLALLTPKINVIAIIAAAENMPSARASKPGDVITSMNGKTIEIINTDAEGRLVLADALTYAERFEPASVVDIATLTGAVIVGLGSHPTAVYANDDALSKELLDAGLEAWDRGWPMPLWENYEEEITTPFADLRNTGNVGRAGGSITAAMFLKAFAEKYTWAHLDIAGTAWTSGKNMASTGRPVPMLTHYLLNKIK; from the coding sequence ATGAAATTTAATTTTAGTCCCACCGTGAGTGCTAAACAAGATACTTTATTGGTCCCTATTTTTTCAGATAATAATAGTTCACTTGAGAAATTAGCTTGTCATCAAGCGATTCAAGCGCTTATTGATGCGCAGCAAATTAGTACAGCCAAAGGCGAAGTCACCGCATACTTTTTTGAGCAACAAAAAGTGTTGTTACTTGGTGCGGGTAAAAAATCAGAGTTAAATGAAAATCGCTTACAATCTTTGATAGAAAGTGCTGTTAAAGCAACAAAAACACAAGCACAGCATGTCGCTATTTTTGTGGATGCACTTGTACCGAAAAGCCGTGATATTAACTGGACGTTGACCCAAGTAAGTCAGTATTGGGTAAGTAACTTGTATGCTTATGACACAACGAAAAGTAAAAAAGAAAGTGCCACAAAAACGACCCAAATTACTTTCATTAGCGCGACTGAAAATGAGAAAGCGGTACAATTAGGTTATGCGATTGCTCAAGGCATGAATATAACGAAAGAATTAGGTAACTTGCCTTCAAATATTTGTACGCCAACTTATCTTGCGGAACACGCGTTGGCTTTAAGTAAAAATAATAGTCAATTTAGTTGTGAAGTATTAGGTGCTGATGAAATGTATGCATTAGGAATGCATTCCTTTTTATCTGTCTCTAAGGGCAGTGATGAGCCTGAAAAACTAATTGTTTTAAAATACCAAGGTGCTCAAAGCAATGAAGCGCCACATATATTAGTGGGTAAAGGTATTACGTTTGATAGTGGTGGTATTAGCTTGAAGCCGGGTGCCGGTATGGAGGAGATGAAGTATGACATGGGCGGCGCTGCGTCTGTTCTTGGAACGATGAATACTTTAGCACTATTAACGCCAAAAATTAATGTGATTGCCATTATTGCTGCTGCTGAAAATATGCCGTCTGCACGCGCGTCAAAACCGGGTGATGTGATAACGAGTATGAACGGTAAAACAATTGAAATTATTAATACTGATGCAGAAGGCCGTCTTGTACTCGCTGATGCTTTAACTTATGCAGAGCGTTTTGAGCCTGCTTCTGTGGTTGATATAGCAACACTGACTGGCGCGGTGATCGTTGGTCTTGGTAGTCACCCAACGGCGGTCTACGCGAATGATGATGCTTTGAGTAAAGAGTTATTAGATGCGGGTTTAGAAGCTTGGGATCGTGGCTGGCCGATGCCTTTATGGGAAAATTACGAAGAAGAGATCACAACCCCATTTGCAGATCTTCGTAACACCGGTAATGTGGGTCGTGCCGGCGGATCAATCACTGCAGCTATGTTCCTAAAAGCCTTTGCAGAAAAATATACTTGGGCACATTTAGATATTGCAGGAACCGCG
- the recA gene encoding recombinase RecA produces MSQDKNKDKALAAALGQIEKQFGKGSIMRLGDGNAMMDIEAVSTGSLGLDIALGIGGLPCGRVVEIYGPESSGKTTLTLQVIAEAQKKGKTCAFIDAEHALDPIYAKKLGVNIDELLISQPDTGEQALEICDMLIRSGAVGVVVIDSVAALTPKAEIEGDMGDSHMGLQARLMSQALRKLTGSIKQTNTMVIFINQIRMKIGVMFGNPETTTGGNALKFYASVRLDIRRIGAVKNGDEIVGNETRVKVVKNKVSPPFKQAEFQILYGHGINRFGELIDLGVKNDLVEKAGSWYSYQGVKIGQGKSNACKHFLENPKLAAELELKLRDILLPKPEEDEKAADKPVDKKESAL; encoded by the coding sequence ATGAGTCAGGATAAAAATAAAGATAAAGCACTAGCGGCAGCGTTAGGACAAATTGAAAAGCAATTTGGTAAAGGCTCTATTATGCGTCTCGGTGACGGGAATGCGATGATGGATATTGAAGCTGTATCTACTGGCTCATTAGGTTTAGATATAGCACTCGGCATAGGTGGACTACCTTGTGGACGTGTGGTAGAAATTTATGGGCCAGAAAGCTCAGGCAAAACAACACTCACATTACAAGTGATTGCAGAAGCACAAAAGAAAGGCAAAACATGTGCCTTTATTGATGCTGAGCATGCACTTGATCCTATTTACGCTAAAAAATTAGGTGTAAATATAGATGAGTTACTTATTTCTCAACCTGATACGGGTGAGCAAGCGTTAGAGATTTGTGACATGTTAATTCGCTCTGGCGCAGTCGGTGTCGTGGTGATCGATTCGGTTGCTGCATTAACACCAAAAGCTGAAATTGAAGGCGATATGGGCGATTCTCATATGGGCTTACAAGCACGTTTAATGTCACAAGCATTACGTAAATTAACCGGTAGTATTAAACAAACTAACACCATGGTTATCTTTATTAACCAGATCCGTATGAAAATTGGTGTTATGTTCGGTAATCCAGAAACGACAACGGGTGGTAATGCACTTAAATTTTACGCTTCTGTTCGTTTGGATATCCGCCGTATTGGCGCGGTTAAAAATGGTGATGAGATCGTCGGTAATGAGACGCGCGTTAAAGTCGTTAAAAATAAAGTATCACCGCCGTTTAAACAGGCTGAATTCCAAATTCTTTATGGCCATGGTATTAACCGCTTTGGTGAATTAATCGATTTGGGTGTGAAAAATGATTTAGTAGAGAAAGCGGGATCTTGGTATTCGTACCAAGGCGTTAAAATTGGCCAAGGTAAGAGCAATGCTTGTAAGCATTTTCTTGAGAATCCAAAATTAGCAGCTGAGCTTGAATTAAAACTTCGTGATATTTTACTGCCGAAACCGGAAGAAGATGAAAAAGCGGCAGATAAGCCTGTTGATAAGAAAGAAAGCGCACTCTAA
- a CDS encoding CinA family protein: MFTEKTVQELAQVLGEKLSQTNMIASCAESCTGGGVAYAITEISGSSQWFERGFVTYSNEAKIQMLGVDKSVIDKYGAVSEEVVAQMAQGAIKNSDADIAVAISGIAGPTGGSVQKPVGTVCLSWYNSHGLEKTVTYLFVGDRSAVRTQAIRVALLGLIEII, translated from the coding sequence ATGTTTACTGAAAAAACGGTACAAGAGTTAGCGCAAGTTTTAGGTGAAAAACTTAGCCAAACAAATATGATTGCTAGCTGTGCAGAATCCTGTACTGGTGGAGGTGTAGCATACGCTATAACTGAAATATCTGGAAGTTCACAATGGTTTGAACGAGGCTTTGTTACTTATAGTAATGAAGCAAAAATACAGATGCTGGGAGTTGATAAATCCGTGATCGATAAATATGGCGCGGTATCGGAAGAAGTGGTTGCGCAAATGGCGCAAGGTGCGATAAAAAATTCAGATGCTGATATTGCGGTGGCGATCAGTGGTATAGCTGGGCCGACGGGGGGGAGCGTGCAAAAACCGGTGGGTACAGTATGCCTTTCTTGGTATAACTCGCATGGCCTTGAAAAAACGGTCACTTATCTTTTTGTCGGAGATCGCAGTGCGGTACGTACACAAGCTATCCGCGTCGCCTTATTGGGATTAATTGAAATAATATAA
- the mutS gene encoding DNA mismatch repair protein MutS, producing MKPSAQELKKHTPMMQQFLTIKSEVPDTLLFYRMGDFYEMFFDDARKVSQLLGISLTQRGKTGGNAIPMAGVPYHSVEGYLGKLLALGESVAICEQIGDPATSKGPVDRKIVRIITPGTITDEALLDDRQDNLLCALYQQQNNFGIASLDISSGRFVINQFQHEETLQAELQRLNPAELLYVETFEALHLIEHLPSTRRRPEWEFDLGTARKTLNQQFSTQDLVGFGVDKAEFALCAAGALLQYIKDTQRTSLPHLQSIKLEQTIDTVILDAATRKNLELTQNLSGGTDHTLAQILDVSVTPMGSRLLKRWIHQPIRNVNILNYRQTMIQTLIDLDLCNALAEPLKQIGDIERVIARLALRSARPRDLTRLRSAFALLPELQNLLAELPHELVHKLSTEMGNYPELLTLLENAIIDNPPVIIRDGGVIAPGYNSELDEWRNLAKGATDYLKELEIRERESTGISTLKVGYNRVHGYYIETSRHAADAVPAHYVRRQTLKNTERYIIAELKEHEDKVLVSQGKALALEKKLYAQLIEQLLPYLKALQFTAQSLAELDVLNTLAERALTLNYVRPTLSPDRGIIITDGRHPVVEQVNKTPFIANPVALADDRRMLIITGPNMGGKSTYMRQVALIVLMAHIGSFIPAQSATIGPVDRIFTRIGASDDLASGRSTFMVEMTETANILHNATKNSLVLMDEIGRGTSTFDGLSLAWACAEELALKIQAYTLFATHYFELTALPETIKEVVNVHLDAAEDGDNIIFLHAVHDGAANKSYGLQVAALAGVPSRVVKNAKRKLQQLELTSNNTNITAQTLMTPVEEVEEDGVHRLLKQINPDELSPKQALALLYQLKEA from the coding sequence ATGAAACCTAGTGCGCAAGAATTAAAAAAACATACGCCCATGATGCAACAGTTTTTAACTATCAAAAGTGAAGTGCCTGATACCCTGCTCTTTTATCGTATGGGCGACTTTTACGAAATGTTTTTTGATGATGCCCGTAAAGTTTCGCAATTATTGGGAATTTCATTAACTCAACGTGGAAAAACAGGTGGTAATGCCATTCCGATGGCAGGAGTACCTTATCATAGTGTAGAAGGTTATTTAGGCAAATTGCTCGCCTTAGGAGAGTCGGTTGCCATTTGTGAACAAATCGGCGATCCCGCGACCTCTAAAGGTCCCGTCGATAGAAAAATAGTACGCATTATTACGCCCGGGACAATAACCGATGAAGCCTTGCTCGATGATCGCCAAGATAACTTGCTATGCGCGCTATACCAACAACAAAACAATTTCGGGATTGCCTCTTTAGATATCAGTAGTGGCCGTTTTGTTATTAACCAATTTCAACATGAAGAAACCTTACAAGCTGAACTACAACGTTTAAATCCTGCAGAATTACTCTATGTAGAGACTTTTGAAGCATTACATTTAATTGAACATTTACCGAGTACTCGCCGCCGCCCTGAGTGGGAATTTGATTTGGGTACTGCGCGAAAAACACTAAATCAACAGTTTTCAACGCAAGATCTGGTCGGTTTTGGTGTTGATAAAGCCGAATTTGCCCTTTGTGCAGCTGGCGCATTACTGCAATATATAAAAGATACACAGCGTACTAGTCTGCCACATTTACAAAGTATTAAATTAGAGCAAACAATTGATACAGTGATCTTAGATGCTGCCACCCGTAAGAATTTAGAGTTAACCCAAAATTTAAGTGGTGGAACGGATCATACTTTAGCGCAAATTTTAGATGTCAGCGTCACCCCGATGGGGAGTCGTTTATTAAAACGCTGGATCCACCAACCCATTCGTAACGTCAACATTTTAAATTACCGACAAACAATGATCCAAACATTGATAGATTTGGATCTGTGTAATGCATTAGCAGAGCCCCTTAAACAAATCGGGGATATTGAGCGAGTGATAGCGCGTTTAGCACTGCGCTCGGCACGCCCTCGAGATCTCACTCGTTTACGTAGCGCTTTTGCATTGTTGCCTGAGTTACAAAATCTACTCGCCGAACTGCCTCACGAACTAGTGCATAAATTAAGCACTGAAATGGGTAACTACCCAGAACTACTTACCCTGTTAGAAAATGCGATTATCGATAACCCTCCCGTGATCATTCGCGATGGTGGCGTGATAGCACCTGGGTATAACAGTGAGCTTGATGAATGGCGTAATTTAGCGAAAGGTGCAACGGATTATCTTAAAGAATTAGAGATAAGAGAGCGAGAATCTACGGGTATATCTACTTTAAAAGTCGGTTATAACCGCGTACATGGCTATTACATTGAAACCAGTCGCCATGCAGCAGATGCCGTTCCCGCACATTATGTACGCCGTCAAACATTAAAAAATACCGAGCGTTATATTATTGCAGAGCTCAAAGAGCACGAAGATAAAGTGTTGGTCAGCCAAGGCAAAGCATTAGCACTTGAAAAGAAATTGTATGCACAATTAATTGAGCAATTATTGCCTTATTTAAAAGCACTACAATTTACGGCGCAATCACTCGCTGAGCTAGATGTTTTAAATACACTTGCAGAGCGCGCATTAACACTTAATTACGTGCGCCCAACACTGTCACCTGATCGGGGCATTATCATTACAGACGGACGCCACCCTGTCGTAGAGCAAGTGAATAAAACACCCTTTATTGCGAACCCTGTGGCACTTGCAGATGATCGGCGTATGTTAATTATTACCGGCCCCAATATGGGAGGTAAATCAACCTATATGCGCCAAGTCGCATTGATTGTCTTAATGGCACATATTGGTAGTTTTATTCCGGCGCAAAGTGCAACCATTGGTCCGGTTGATAGAATATTCACCCGTATTGGCGCATCGGACGACCTTGCCAGTGGACGCTCTACTTTTATGGTAGAGATGACAGAAACGGCTAATATATTACATAATGCAACCAAAAACAGTTTAGTACTCATGGATGAAATAGGCAGAGGAACCAGTACGTTTGATGGCTTATCACTGGCATGGGCATGCGCAGAAGAGCTTGCTCTTAAAATCCAAGCCTACACCCTATTTGCAACGCATTATTTTGAATTAACTGCGCTTCCCGAAACAATTAAAGAGGTGGTAAATGTACATCTTGATGCGGCAGAAGATGGAGACAACATTATCTTCTTACATGCGGTGCATGATGGCGCTGCCAACAAAAGTTACGGTTTACAGGTAGCAGCCCTTGCCGGTGTACCAAGCCGAGTTGTTAAAAACGCAAAACGTAAATTACAACAATTAGAATTAACGTCGAATAATACAAATATCACCGCGCAGACGCTTATGACACCTGTAGAGGAAGTAGAAGAAGATGGCGTGCATCGTTTGCTAAAACAAATAAATCCGGATGAATTGAGCCCAAAACAAGCGCTGGCGCTACTTTACCAACTTAAAGAGGCTTAA
- a CDS encoding nucleoside triphosphate pyrophosphohydrolase family protein, which produces MKLSQLNASLFDHLYRDIMQFRMTFDLPCEDPLSLDDKSDQLHSSLIIEELTELAQANSLIDEADAIVDSVYVLMGRVVHLGNKKLTDNLALSYLIDLFLNVAASRKINFLACWDEIHASNMSKVCRNAQEYQETQAYYEKQGVTLVDSVKGDFIIAKCAQDVQLADKLVRQGKVLKSVYYRPADLTNIVSL; this is translated from the coding sequence ATGAAATTATCCCAACTTAACGCCTCTCTTTTTGATCATTTATATCGTGACATTATGCAGTTTCGCATGACCTTTGATTTACCATGTGAAGATCCACTCTCATTAGATGATAAATCAGATCAATTACATAGCTCACTTATCATAGAAGAATTAACCGAGCTTGCACAAGCAAATTCTCTGATAGATGAAGCGGATGCTATCGTTGATAGTGTCTATGTATTAATGGGACGTGTGGTGCATTTAGGTAATAAAAAGTTAACGGATAATCTTGCGTTAAGTTATTTAATTGATTTATTTTTAAATGTGGCTGCGTCACGTAAAATAAACTTTTTAGCGTGTTGGGATGAGATCCATGCCAGCAATATGAGTAAAGTGTGCCGTAATGCCCAAGAATACCAAGAAACACAGGCCTATTATGAAAAGCAAGGTGTAACGCTCGTTGATAGTGTTAAAGGTGATTTTATTATTGCCAAATGTGCACAAGACGTGCAACTTGCGGATAAACTGGTACGCCAAGGTAAAGTATTAAAATCTGTTTATTATCGTCCTGCCGATTTAACTAATATCGTATCGCTATAA
- a CDS encoding 23S rRNA (adenine(2030)-N(6))-methyltransferase RlmJ, which translates to MLSYRHSFHAGNFADVLKHTVSTAIFHHLLKKDKPFCYLDTHAGCGAYSLSSEQALKTKEANNGIKRLWGRKDLPPALANYMSQVIEFNAQKELKYYPGSPSIAQQMLRENDRLFLFELHPNEFINMSENFGSDKRVKMAKKDGLEGLIANLPPRERRGYILIDPSYEIKTDYQDVVDTLIQACKRFSTGTYALWYPVVNRIAIKTMERELKQSGIKNIQLFELGIEADKGETGMTSSGMIVINPPWTLMAEMRQTLPYLAKSLAKEDKGFYRIETLVAE; encoded by the coding sequence ATGCTCAGCTATCGTCACTCTTTTCATGCAGGAAATTTTGCAGATGTTTTAAAACATACTGTTTCAACTGCTATTTTCCATCATTTATTAAAAAAGGATAAGCCTTTTTGTTACCTGGATACACACGCAGGTTGTGGCGCATATTCTTTATCTTCAGAGCAAGCGCTTAAAACCAAAGAAGCAAATAACGGGATAAAACGTTTATGGGGGCGTAAAGATCTTCCGCCTGCACTGGCTAACTACATGTCGCAAGTTATCGAGTTTAATGCGCAAAAAGAGTTAAAATATTATCCTGGTTCACCCAGTATCGCGCAGCAAATGCTACGTGAAAATGATCGATTATTTTTATTTGAGTTACATCCTAATGAGTTTATTAATATGAGCGAGAACTTTGGCTCAGATAAGCGCGTTAAAATGGCAAAAAAAGATGGTTTAGAAGGTTTAATTGCAAACCTTCCTCCTCGAGAGCGCCGAGGTTATATTTTAATTGACCCGTCTTACGAGATAAAAACAGATTATCAAGATGTGGTTGATACGTTAATACAAGCGTGTAAACGCTTTTCGACTGGCACCTATGCACTTTGGTATCCGGTGGTGAACCGCATTGCAATTAAAACAATGGAACGCGAGTTAAAGCAATCTGGAATTAAAAACATACAACTTTTTGAGTTGGGAATAGAAGCCGATAAAGGTGAAACGGGCATGACATCAAGTGGCATGATAGTGATAAACCCACCGTGGACATTAATGGCTGAAATGCGTCAAACCCTACCTTATTTAGCGAAATCGTTAGCCAAAGAAGATAAGGGTTTTTACCGTATAGAAACACTGGTTGCAGAGTAA
- a CDS encoding MFS transporter, whose translation MRTETLNPIERRTAISLSLVFALRMLGLFMIMPVFAIYGQHLTGYSPIWVGFAIGAYGLTQALLQIPAGMLSDKFGRRPIIYGGLCLFALGSLVAGFSDSVYGVTAGRALQGAGAIASAILALAADVTRAEQRPKAMAMIGVSIGLSFAVAMVAGPVLAPIIGLKGLFFITAAGAVTGIAIVHFMVPNIINKAPRGETVPIPQQLKALAKDPQLLRLNLGIFILHMTLTAMFIALPLQLLDMQLIAAEHWHLYLPALLLSFLLIIPMLILAARKDMNRQFFLFAILLMAASLVAMGSTTHSLFVMFLCVMFYFTAFNFLEASLPAFISMLAPAGGKGSAMGIYSTFQFSGAFLGGILGGISYKLLGSSGLFYCLSILILIWFFITWGMLNPSKIRTHSYTTDIKDDDHAHTLSDQLVALPGVIEVVFFVEEKTVYIKVNNAEFNSDKAKQILVN comes from the coding sequence ATGCGAACAGAAACCTTAAACCCCATCGAAAGACGCACCGCGATATCACTCTCTTTAGTCTTTGCCTTACGTATGCTTGGACTGTTTATGATCATGCCCGTCTTTGCTATCTATGGGCAACATCTAACAGGCTACTCTCCTATCTGGGTGGGTTTTGCCATTGGCGCTTACGGACTAACACAAGCTTTATTACAAATCCCTGCAGGAATGCTGTCTGATAAGTTTGGACGTCGTCCCATTATTTATGGTGGATTGTGTCTCTTTGCATTAGGCAGCTTAGTCGCGGGATTTTCTGACAGCGTTTATGGCGTCACCGCGGGTAGAGCATTGCAAGGTGCAGGCGCCATTGCCAGCGCCATTTTAGCATTGGCTGCCGACGTTACGCGCGCAGAGCAACGCCCAAAAGCGATGGCCATGATAGGTGTCAGCATCGGTCTTTCATTTGCTGTTGCAATGGTCGCAGGCCCGGTACTTGCGCCTATTATCGGCTTAAAGGGACTCTTTTTTATTACCGCAGCTGGCGCGGTAACCGGTATTGCCATTGTGCACTTTATGGTACCTAATATTATTAATAAAGCGCCCCGTGGCGAAACCGTACCTATTCCGCAACAATTAAAAGCATTAGCAAAAGATCCCCAACTTCTACGCCTTAATTTAGGTATTTTTATCCTGCATATGACATTAACGGCTATGTTCATCGCCTTACCGTTACAATTACTGGACATGCAATTAATCGCAGCTGAGCATTGGCATCTTTACTTACCTGCTTTACTGCTCTCGTTCTTATTAATTATTCCGATGCTGATCCTGGCGGCCCGAAAAGATATGAATCGTCAATTTTTTCTTTTTGCGATCCTATTAATGGCAGCAAGTTTAGTGGCAATGGGAAGCACCACACATTCCTTATTTGTGATGTTTTTGTGTGTTATGTTTTATTTTACGGCTTTTAATTTTTTAGAAGCTTCACTGCCAGCCTTTATCTCAATGCTTGCTCCTGCTGGGGGCAAAGGTAGTGCCATGGGTATTTATAGTACTTTTCAGTTTTCTGGTGCATTTTTAGGTGGGATTTTAGGCGGAATTTCCTATAAACTACTCGGTAGTAGTGGTTTATTTTATTGCTTATCCATATTAATATTGATTTGGTTTTTTATCACTTGGGGAATGTTAAACCCAAGCAAAATTCGTACTCACAGTTATACTACTGATATTAAAGATGATGATCATGCGCATACGCTTAGCGATCAACTCGTTGCACTGCCAGGCGTGATTGAAGTCGTCTTTTTTGTTGAAGAGAAAACTGTTTATATTAAGGTGAATAACGCTGAATTTAATAGCGATAAAGCCAAACAAATTTTAGTTAACTAG
- the ssb gene encoding single-stranded DNA-binding protein, producing MFNRSINKVILVGNLGKDPEMRYMPNGNAVANLTLATTESWKDKQSGERKEHTEWHNLTVFGRLGEMCGEYLKKGAKIYVEGRLKTDKWQDQSGQARYTTKVNVSEIQMMDSRNQQSGQAFQNNAPQQNAQPAQQSWGNAPQQPPMQAQAAPQMAPAYQAPTQQPQAPKAPQAPQQKAAPQQQAPQQAPAQYNEPAMDFDDDIPF from the coding sequence ATGTTTAACCGTAGCATCAACAAAGTTATTTTAGTGGGTAATCTTGGTAAAGATCCTGAAATGCGTTACATGCCCAACGGTAATGCAGTCGCAAACTTAACGTTAGCAACGACAGAAAGTTGGAAAGATAAACAAAGCGGTGAGCGCAAAGAGCACACTGAATGGCATAATTTAACGGTATTTGGCCGTTTAGGTGAAATGTGTGGAGAGTACCTTAAAAAAGGCGCCAAAATTTACGTTGAAGGACGTTTAAAAACGGACAAATGGCAAGATCAAAGTGGCCAAGCTCGTTATACAACAAAGGTTAACGTTTCTGAAATTCAAATGATGGATTCACGTAACCAGCAAAGTGGACAAGCATTCCAAAATAATGCCCCACAACAAAATGCACAACCCGCACAACAAAGCTGGGGAAATGCACCACAACAACCACCAATGCAAGCACAAGCAGCACCTCAAATGGCACCTGCTTATCAGGCGCCTACTCAACAACCACAGGCACCAAAAGCGCCTCAAGCACCACAACAGAAAGCGGCGCCTCAACAACAAGCGCCTCAGCAAGCACCCGCTCAATACAATGAGCCTGCAATGGATTTTGATGACGATATTCCGTTCTAG
- the pdxY gene encoding pyridoxal kinase PdxY — protein MRGIISIQSHVVYGCAGNSSAVFPLQRLGFNVWPIQTVQFSNHTQYTEGWTGSVLPQGEISRLFDGLENINVLGDVSALISGYLGSGAQALEILDNLKRVKTANKDCLYICDPVMGDPKKGCIVSADVTTMLCDHLVPAADIITPNQFELSQITGVEITDLDSAISACLKARSMGPNIVLVKHLHYASASSYTMLMANKEGVYLIERPLVDFDIYPVGVGDLITALFVGSLFKTKNAVHAFEQTNQAVYEVMKVTKALGERELQIIAAQEKLSTHNIEYFCTQVALA, from the coding sequence ATGCGAGGCATTATATCCATCCAATCCCATGTGGTTTATGGCTGTGCGGGCAACTCCTCGGCCGTTTTTCCTCTTCAGCGTCTTGGTTTTAATGTGTGGCCGATACAAACAGTACAATTTTCTAATCACACGCAATACACCGAAGGTTGGACGGGCAGTGTTCTTCCACAAGGCGAGATCTCACGCTTATTTGATGGGTTAGAAAACATTAATGTGTTGGGTGATGTCTCAGCCCTTATTTCTGGTTATTTAGGCTCGGGTGCACAGGCGTTAGAAATTTTAGATAATTTAAAACGCGTAAAAACAGCGAATAAAGATTGCCTTTATATTTGCGATCCGGTGATGGGCGATCCTAAAAAAGGGTGCATTGTCAGCGCGGATGTTACCACCATGCTGTGTGATCATTTAGTGCCGGCAGCTGATATTATTACCCCCAATCAATTTGAATTATCGCAAATAACGGGTGTTGAGATAACCGATTTAGACAGTGCAATTAGCGCTTGTTTAAAGGCGCGCTCTATGGGGCCAAATATCGTATTGGTTAAGCACTTACATTACGCATCTGCCTCATCTTATACCATGTTAATGGCAAATAAAGAGGGGGTTTATCTCATTGAGCGACCTTTGGTCGATTTTGACATTTATCCTGTGGGCGTTGGCGATTTAATTACTGCACTCTTTGTGGGGAGCTTGTTTAAAACTAAAAATGCGGTGCATGCTTTTGAGCAGACCAATCAAGCGGTTTATGAAGTGATGAAAGTGACTAAAGCGTTAGGCGAAAGAGAGTTACAAATTATTGCAGCACAAGAGAAGCTTAGTACGCACAATATTGAATATTTCTGCACTCAGGTTGCGCTTGCATAG
- the yjjG gene encoding pyrimidine 5'-nucleotidase — MQYKWILFDADETLFHFDAYQGLKLMFSRFGITFSKQQFTEYQKVNKPLWVDYQDGKITSKELQNIRFQPWAEQLCITTQEINSAFLSAMADICTFLPGALELLNSLKDRVKLGIITNGFTELQNIRLEKMGLLDTFSALIISEQVGIAKPHKGIFDFAFTQMDHPNKHEILMVGDNPHSDILGGMNAGIHTCWLNVQGTPLPEGIDPSYQVATLDELNALLNC, encoded by the coding sequence ATGCAGTATAAATGGATCCTATTTGACGCAGACGAAACGCTCTTTCACTTTGATGCTTATCAAGGTCTTAAATTAATGTTTTCACGTTTCGGCATTACCTTTTCAAAACAACAATTCACCGAATACCAGAAGGTCAACAAACCACTTTGGGTCGATTATCAAGACGGGAAAATCACCTCTAAGGAATTACAAAATATTCGTTTTCAACCCTGGGCAGAGCAACTGTGCATTACAACACAAGAAATAAACAGTGCTTTTTTAAGTGCGATGGCCGATATCTGCACTTTTTTACCCGGCGCACTCGAACTTTTAAATAGCTTAAAAGATCGCGTGAAATTAGGGATCATTACCAATGGCTTTACTGAATTACAGAATATTAGATTAGAGAAGATGGGACTTTTAGATACTTTTTCCGCATTGATCATCTCTGAACAAGTGGGCATAGCCAAACCGCACAAAGGTATTTTTGACTTTGCCTTTACACAAATGGACCATCCCAATAAGCATGAGATTTTAATGGTAGGTGATAACCCACACTCCGATATTCTAGGCGGAATGAACGCTGGCATTCATACTTGTTGGCTAAATGTGCAAGGCACTCCCCTACCAGAGGGAATAGATCCCAGCTATCAAGTCGCAACACTTGATGAATTAAACGCGCTGTTAAATTGCTAA